A genomic stretch from Halorubrum salinarum includes:
- the orc4 gene encoding DNA replication protein Orc4: protein MTPDSSPSSVDDPLFESGHRIFANKDLLKIGHVPEADRIVGRDEEISKLAKRLNGAVHGYSPENVMIYGKTGTGKSLVSKHVCQRAQNAAQDGVEIGTAYIDCAEDNTETQAISSLAAKLNDESSTGISVPHTGLSTSKYYKLLWKTLDAQFDSVIIILDEIDLMNDDSVLMKLSRAEEAGKIDCSVGVIAISNKIQYVDNVNERVKSSFQHKELFFKPYDANQLREIMFNREDAFQDGVLSEDVIPLSAAFAAQEHGDARKAIDILRHAGEVAYEAGAEQVTEEHVRQAQQHAEKDRFRELVNGAPTQAKAALLALTELSVNSNDDAFLTSRVYDQYERICNHLDMDILSVRRFRDILKEQAFLGVVEIEKINKGSAGGIHLQNRLIEDPQVVRETILEDSRMQDWTRE, encoded by the coding sequence ATGACGCCCGACTCTTCACCCAGTTCTGTCGACGATCCACTCTTTGAATCCGGGCATCGTATCTTCGCGAACAAGGATCTCCTGAAAATCGGCCACGTTCCGGAGGCTGACCGGATCGTCGGTCGCGACGAGGAAATCTCGAAGCTCGCGAAACGTCTCAACGGTGCTGTCCACGGGTACTCCCCGGAAAACGTGATGATCTACGGGAAAACGGGGACCGGCAAATCTCTCGTTTCAAAACACGTCTGTCAACGAGCTCAAAATGCCGCTCAGGATGGCGTCGAAATTGGAACAGCGTATATCGACTGTGCTGAAGACAACACGGAGACTCAGGCGATCTCCTCACTGGCCGCGAAGCTGAACGATGAATCTTCGACTGGAATCTCCGTCCCACATACCGGCCTCAGTACGTCGAAATACTACAAACTCCTCTGGAAGACGCTCGACGCTCAATTTGATTCTGTGATCATCATCCTCGACGAGATCGATCTGATGAACGACGACAGCGTGTTGATGAAGCTCTCGCGCGCTGAGGAGGCGGGGAAAATCGACTGTAGCGTCGGCGTCATCGCGATCAGCAACAAGATCCAGTACGTCGACAACGTGAACGAGCGCGTGAAAAGCAGCTTCCAGCACAAGGAGCTGTTCTTCAAGCCATACGACGCCAACCAGCTCCGGGAGATTATGTTCAACCGTGAGGACGCCTTCCAGGACGGCGTCCTTTCGGAGGACGTGATTCCGCTCTCGGCGGCCTTCGCCGCGCAGGAACACGGCGACGCTCGGAAGGCGATCGACATTCTTCGCCACGCAGGGGAGGTCGCCTACGAGGCCGGAGCAGAGCAGGTGACGGAGGAACACGTCCGCCAGGCACAGCAGCACGCCGAAAAGGACCGGTTCAGAGAACTCGTGAACGGCGCACCCACGCAGGCGAAGGCGGCGTTGCTGGCGCTCACGGAGCTGAGTGTCAACAGCAACGACGATGCGTTCCTCACGAGCCGGGTGTACGACCAGTACGAACGCATCTGCAACCATCTCGATATGGATATCCTCTCCGTCCGCCGGTTCCGCGACATCCTGAAAGAGCAAGCCTTCCTCGGGGTTGTCGAAATCGAGAAGATCAACAAGGGGAGTGCGGGCGGCATCCACCTCCAGAACCGACTCATCGAAGATCCCCAGGTTGTCCGCGAGACGATCCTCGAGGACAGCCGGATGCAGGACTGGACTCGCGAGTAG